Genomic window (Roseateles sp. XES5):
GGTCTCAGACGCCGGCGCCGTCGGTATCATGCAGCTGATGCCCGAGACCGCCTCCGACTATGGCGTCACCGACCGCTGCGATCCGGAATCGAACATTCGCGCCGGCGTCCGCTACCTCAAGAAGCTCTATGGCGAGTTCGACGATCCCCTGCTGATGTTGGCCGCCTACAATGCCGGTCCGGAGCGCGTCTACCAGAAGGGGGCATCCCCGAGTTCAACGAGACAGCCCAGTACATCGTCAAGGTGATGAACCGCTGGACGCTGAACGCCAAGGCATCGGCGGCCGAGGAAAAGCGCCGCGGGAATAGCGATGCCCGCAAGGAGACGGTGGCGCTCGCGCCCTCCCCCTGGCGCGACCAACACGTCTGGACCGCCGATTAGAGCTGGTCCCCCAACCACATCCTCCCAAAATCAGAAGGACATTCAAATGAGCATTCCCACGATCCCGCAGCGTCCGCGCGGTAAGGCCCTCTTATCGCTGGCCCTGCTGGCGACCTCTGCCGCGCTGGTCCCTGAATTGGCCTATGCGCAGTCGGCCGCGCCGGTCGAAGGCATTCTAGAATGGTTCGTCGGTGTGCTGCAGGGCAATGTCGCGCGCTCGCTCGCGATCATCGCCGTCTGCTTCCTCGGCTTCCTGTTCCTGACCGGCCGCATGGCCTGGCAGGGCGCGATCTCCATCGTCATCGGCATCGCCATCATCTTCGGCGCCGCCGAACTGGTCGACGCCATGAAGGCAGCCGGGGGTGTCTGACATGCGTGACGACGCTCCCGATGTCGAACCGCTCATCCAGCCGCTGACCCGGCCGCCGATGTATTTCGGGGTCGATATCATCGTGTTCGTGGTGAACGGGATTTTCGGGATCGTCGTCTTCATCGCGTCGTCGAGTTTCCTGGCGCCGCTGGTCGTCCTGCCCGTCCATTTCATCGGGCTGTACCTCTGCCAGCGGGACATCCACATCGTCCGCGTGGCGCAGGTTTTCCTGTCGATGCGCCGGGCGATCCGTAACCGACGCTTCTGGAAAGCGGGGAGCTACGCCCCATGAATATCGTCAATCACGACCTGAAGTTCGGGCGGGAACGCGCCCGCGATCTTGGGATCGGCACGCATGTTCCCTATCTCCGCCATGTCGACGAAGAAACGATCGTCACCAAGTCCGGCCTGCTGTTGCAGGTCATCCGGCTCTCCGGCCTGCCCTACCAGACGATGGATCAGGCGGAAATCAATGCCCGCCTCGCCAACCGCAACATGACGGTCCGCTCGCTCGGATCGTCACGTTTCGCGCTCTACGCCACCATCATCCGCCGACAGATCAAGCCGGCAATCGACGGCGGTTTCGACAACCCCTTCGCCGACGAGTTGAATGCCCGCTACATGGATGGGCTGCAGCACCGGACGATGTTCGTCAACGAACTGTACCTGACCGTCATTCGCCGGCCGATGACCGGCCGCGCCGGCAAGGTCGATCGCATGTTCGACGTCTTCCGCATGGCGGACAACGAGGTCGAAGCGCGAGGTGAAGCGCTACGCGACCTAAAGGACATGGTGTCCGGCATTGTCGGCGATTTCCGCTCCTACCGCCCGGAAGTCCTTTCCTGCGTCACCCGCGATGGTGGCCTCTATTCCGAACCGGCCGAGTTCTTCGCCAAGATCCTCGCCGCGGGCGATGAGCGGACGATGCCCCTCCCCCGCATGTCACTGGCCGATTACGTCGGGACCGGCCGGATCATGTTCGGCCGCAAGGCAACGGAAATCTGGTCCGCCGACGGCGCGACCTCCAAGGTCGCCGCCATGGTGTCGATCAAGGAATACCCGCCGATGACGACGCCCGGCCAGCTCGACGGGCTGTTGCGCCTGCCCTACGAGTTCATCGTCACCCATTCATTCGCCCCGGAGGACCGGACGACGGTCACGGAAGCGATCGCCACCATCAGCCGGCAGATTTCCAATTCCGACGACGGCGGCACGGCCGTCGAGGACGATATTGAGACAGCGCGGGACCGGCTGGCCTCGGGCGAAGTGGTGTTCGGCAAACATCACATGACGGTGGCGGTGCTTGAGCGCGACCTGCCGCGGCTCAACCGCGCCGTCGCAGACGTCACGGCGGAGCTGGCGCGCATGGGTGTGGTCGCCGTGCGCGAAGACCTCAATCAGGAAGCGGCCTGGTGGGCGCAACTGCCGACCAACTTTTCCTACATTGCCCGGCAGGGGTTAATCTCGTCGGTCAACTTCGCCGGCCTCTTCTCCGCGCACAATTTTCCGTCCGGGCAGACGCAAAAGGTCCATTGGGGCCTGCCGATCTCGCTGCTGGAGACTACCAGCCAGACCGCCTATTTCTTCAATTTCCATGAGGCAGATGTCGGCAACTTCACCGTCATCGGCCCGACCGGCTCGGGCAAGACGGTGGCGCTTTCCTTCCTTCTCGCCCAGGGCATGCGCGTTAACCCGCGGCCGCGCTGCGTCTTCATCGACAAGGATCGCGGTGGCGAGATCTTCGTGCGCGCTATGGGCGGGCGTTATGAGCGACTTTCGCCGGGCGAGCCGACCGGCTTTGCGCCGCTGCAGCTTGAAGACACGCCCGCCAACCGCAGCTTCGGCAAGACGCTGGTCTCTTATCTTGTCACACCGTCGGACCGGGTGCTGAATGCCGAGGAGATGGCGGTCATCTCCGATGCGGTCGACAGCATCTACACCGATTTCGAACGACCACAGCGGCGTCTCGACATGCTGGCGGAAGCGCTTCGCGGCAGGATGCGATCCGGCATTGGCGATCTCGCCGACCGGCTGAAGGAATGGACGACGGGCGACAAGGGCTGGCTGTTCAACAACCCGACCGACAGGCTGGATTTTGCCGGCTCGGTGATCGGCTTCGACATGACTGAGATCCTGTCCGACAAGCGCACGCGCTCGGCGGCGCTCCTCTATATGTTCCATCGTATTCAGGAGATCCTCGACGGCCGCCCCTCGATGATCTTCCTCGACGAAGGCTGGCGCCTGCTCGATGACGAGGTCTTCTCCGGCTTCATCAAGGATTGGCTGAAGACGATCCGCAAGATGAACGGCATAGTCGGCTTCGGCACACAGTCGGCCGCCGACGTGGTGCGTTCCGACCTGCGCAACACGATCATCGAACAGACGATGACCAACATCTTCTTCCCGAATGCGTCGGCCGACGAGGAGAGCTACCGCAAGGCGTTCGGCCTGTCGGAAAAGGAATTCCGCTTCGTGAAGCAGGCAGACAAGACGAGCCGCACCTTCCTCATCAAGCACGCCCAGGACTCGGTGATCGCGCGGCTCGATCTATCGGCGATGCCCGACCTGGTGAAGGTCTTGTCCGGGCGGCCGGAGACGGTGCGCGAGTGCCAGACGCTGCGCGAGACCTATGGCGACGAGCCGGCCGCGTGGCTCCCTCATTTCTGTGGCTGGACCATTCCGGAGGCGGCCGATGCGTAGAACGATCCTGCTCCTGCTTTCTGCCGCGCTCGTCACCGCACCGGCGCCAGCGGCATTCGCCGACATTCCGGTCATCGACGACGATGTGAAGGAAAAGCGGGCGGAGGATGAAGGACATTCCAAGCAGGACACCGAAACACAATCCGACCAGCTCGAAGAGCAAACGGTGACGAACTGCAACATCTCCCAGAAGGAAAAGAACCGCCGTCTCTACCGTTCGCCGGCGCAGGCGGTGAAGGAGGATGCCAAGAACGTTGAATTGATCAAGCATTATGCGGAAAAGTACAATGTTCCGGTTGGCCTTGCTTTGGCCGTTGCGCATGCGGAATCCGGCATCTCGACCTGCTCGGGCTCGCCGACCGGCGTGAAGGGCGTGATGCAGCTGACGAAGCGGACCGGCAAAGGCATGGGCTTCGACCGAGACATCAACGAGGAGAATATCGAGGGCGGCGTCAAATACCTCGGCATGGGCGTCAACAAGTGCGGCAGCACCGACTATGCCTGCCTCGCGTCCTGGTATAACGGCTCGACGGCGGCGGAGCAGAAGAATTGGGCC
Coding sequences:
- a CDS encoding VirB4 family type IV secretion/conjugal transfer ATPase, yielding MNIVNHDLKFGRERARDLGIGTHVPYLRHVDEETIVTKSGLLLQVIRLSGLPYQTMDQAEINARLANRNMTVRSLGSSRFALYATIIRRQIKPAIDGGFDNPFADELNARYMDGLQHRTMFVNELYLTVIRRPMTGRAGKVDRMFDVFRMADNEVEARGEALRDLKDMVSGIVGDFRSYRPEVLSCVTRDGGLYSEPAEFFAKILAAGDERTMPLPRMSLADYVGTGRIMFGRKATEIWSADGATSKVAAMVSIKEYPPMTTPGQLDGLLRLPYEFIVTHSFAPEDRTTVTEAIATISRQISNSDDGGTAVEDDIETARDRLASGEVVFGKHHMTVAVLERDLPRLNRAVADVTAELARMGVVAVREDLNQEAAWWAQLPTNFSYIARQGLISSVNFAGLFSAHNFPSGQTQKVHWGLPISLLETTSQTAYFFNFHEADVGNFTVIGPTGSGKTVALSFLLAQGMRVNPRPRCVFIDKDRGGEIFVRAMGGRYERLSPGEPTGFAPLQLEDTPANRSFGKTLVSYLVTPSDRVLNAEEMAVISDAVDSIYTDFERPQRRLDMLAEALRGRMRSGIGDLADRLKEWTTGDKGWLFNNPTDRLDFAGSVIGFDMTEILSDKRTRSAALLYMFHRIQEILDGRPSMIFLDEGWRLLDDEVFSGFIKDWLKTIRKMNGIVGFGTQSAADVVRSDLRNTIIEQTMTNIFFPNASADEESYRKAFGLSEKEFRFVKQADKTSRTFLIKHAQDSVIARLDLSAMPDLVKVLSGRPETVRECQTLRETYGDEPAAWLPHFCGWTIPEAADA
- a CDS encoding lytic transglycosylase domain-containing protein, which produces MKTTLIFLLLSTSATTAQACGSVDSDRVLELVRTIATEEELDPDLALAVVDVESSGGRHQVSDAGAVGIMQLMPETASDYGVTDRCDPESNIRAGVRYLKKLYGEFDDPLLMLAAYNAGPERVYQKGASPSSTRQPSTSSR
- a CDS encoding type IV secretion system protein VirB3, with protein sequence MRDDAPDVEPLIQPLTRPPMYFGVDIIVFVVNGIFGIVVFIASSSFLAPLVVLPVHFIGLYLCQRDIHIVRVAQVFLSMRRAIRNRRFWKAGSYAP
- a CDS encoding TrbC/VirB2 family protein encodes the protein MSIPTIPQRPRGKALLSLALLATSAALVPELAYAQSAAPVEGILEWFVGVLQGNVARSLAIIAVCFLGFLFLTGRMAWQGAISIVIGIAIIFGAAELVDAMKAAGGV